In Sphingomonas psychrotolerans, the following proteins share a genomic window:
- a CDS encoding Tc toxin subunit A-related protein — protein sequence MTQAAQTERLLKIHPDAGVAAVLQSHNFTSAMQIAGTAPSVFVDTVAPSLGSRELAQRIYARSTQIRTSVMHAWANVQTAIASPHYSNLRVSNVSEELKAEVQKLPDYEALFGTLDYCSCDECRSIFGAAAYLVDLLRVIDTYVTAPNATGPTPTPAAYTFDARRGDIADIPLTCAMTNNSFPMLRVVNERLEAQATTHLNPPAGTDVYQSLAGINYPFNLPYNLQTDRIALTLSQVGVALADLYAVFDAGDPDIARAQFGMSPQQWAFAGTPLGAVLDDLANSWGVATADLPGLSDAATFEAAAGIDVAGLMTLLAQGLSNDEIANGVAASFFINAGLGGKWLSYAPGDGNTPPSIANLSVNPNDALDRLGRFLRVATRLGWQPGDLDWALRVVGATPAQIISGELPAADLRATTLAALGRVVRDAATFGIALPTFLTLIGPIKPYGAGDDTVSTAPFDAMFNGPGAAAGIAPYHPITPLNPLYKTAPLDWTIGATDSISQARAGFVAAGSGVSQTILAGLATALFGESASVSLTLENLSALNRHAVLLGASGLTLDGYLTLTDRAGLVTAGKLAAVLTLDQVEMLLGLIAWLPGSGLSIDQVDYVLGGGPSPAVNPMYPAAGLKDWLELTIAATAGVTGNDAIDKIVFGQLATLFGADIGLLIAIHPLALAAAPVGQSGGPTQWEDAFTTAGDPPRYLAYVTGYVAAVSRWLVLATQLSLPASLLTTLAGDPAAFGLPESQLASLETITSLSAFQRLVGTYNDQSGRLATFVIAAPGDPDLAKMLNAATGWDAAQLDALLPTFASEVNRVTVVTAIAAQINMLARVGSAPTLPGRLISTLADPNTAWADVTALADLTLSTVKARIGADQWPAIALKLDGAIAERSRAALAPYVVWKTPDVTTLRGLSEYLLIDVEVSGILQISYIREALNAAQLYLQRCRLRLEPIQQLEIPEIWWEWLMEYRVWEANREVFLYPENYIDPTLRQSATPLFQNLENTLLQDSVTTGTVESAYRQYVDGLVALAGLEYVDAYHCTVNDPERGPVDTRFYFARTSTDPYTFSMISYDTNVWSSWTSIDVTIPSAVITPVYAFNRLYIFWVELKRTKDSAAEATASTPQGVTYKATIKCTYPDSTGRWIQPQAIVEDEVVYYMPNAADQQGAMGPWQDRPDLFQMDSLFWNKVGLILYKPDGVAHEDTAQQRLILHYGPLLGKGTTPRTPPAVPAPQTNRSASDIEFAQQIFDLTNSYNELLNARPDAYMPVVGAIVLDRELNRSFIRKPNERLIFERDVRENAPPLFRPELEKLFGSVMLTSSDCAYVDNFMGDYTPPVGTARAPMPVTAASLQSPTINATAAQSIFNDLVGNNVVVNVSSGSGWVAPAFGANPDLSFLFGGTSSPDTDPLIPQVRTVLLKATGDPTLYAAAPVTTSRTMTMKNQPGSFLFATGDETFLMTPADTSYAELTEATAVSVPLSSPYVYPEFFKPVDAVNYVKIFQDLAGQNVVTQVVPNNTSPQYGQLDPHFSAQYDLSFLFAGAPPAQQSALINQVRRILLGLPTLTMLSYEGLDLPRFVTPTSFITADLNAAGSQSVYTDLTGNNVIDANGYLIGEFSQTTDLSFLFGGTSNPGLEAEVRAVLLRLPKTVPQNAFVTDGPAPITAADSTAAFNALVQHDVLDAQGMIALGFGPTTDLSYLFPSATDAERALMISSVRTVLERFYDMAYRTDVNEMRFNVERLSARTSAHEVSNALRSGGIDALLTLDAQNTPVTPRAPFSRFQPAAAPMLGPVKQFDAAQIDFDGPYGLYYWELFFHTPMLVSGALAANQQFSDAKHWLEYILDPTVAETFVTADSFATDDITISGDPATVYATLVTGSFLSEMTPGSARVTTTYTGIDSLPQLFPSVADPKLNALMMREVANVLDNFQLAIPAAHFWQFRPFRNHTLESLVADLTDPAQIATYHSDPFDPHAIARLRIGAYEKTILMKYVDVLIAWGDMRFAEFTWESITAATLLYTYANDLLGPRPEDLGPCQAQDPKSYNDLKTLNPGGVPEFLIGLENQLPAPGGSVYAMDGQPFNAIDAYFCVPENTQLLGYWDTVADRLTKIRNGLNINGVPQTLALWDPPIDPMALVRAAASGGGALSIQQAAGSANISDYRFVPLLAQARDLAALVTNFGASLLAALEKNDACALDTLRQIQETQILTMTSDLKQKAIDEVTATIANLTSSRDKAQYTADHYTALHDDGLNSAEITTRVLQAESILFASLSVPIHGIAIAGYLSPSIFGLADGGMQWGDAINNGAQITDGTSNVLNLSAALTTTRGEMERRDEDWQFQAQLALDDVTSLNSQITAAQAQLAAAQLDLAVNKRSIAQSQAISSFLGSKFTSEQLYQWMIARVSALYFQAYTMALDAARKAELAYQFELNSTSTFISFSYWDSLHRGLLAGETLGYSLAQLGKAYTDQRTRVLQIEKTISLLDLDPIQVLNLRMGQPATFDLTETMLDLDFPGHYQRQIASVSITIPALVGPYQNLSATLIQTGCAVVMTPHKEIVDYLVKQDQSGKPVTGGNGSSGAPAGLRLAMKSGQAIAVSRGSNDAGVFELSFGGDQFMPFEGTGAVSSWKLAIPPENNRVDLTTITDVIIDIRYTAVEDSISFDGSPSFRTDVIDTLRTNNVRYQNRLYLDAASMFASSWQAFLAGTPGAATQSLQFAVTPAMLPWLPNAQADKVSVRLIVAPAVTIPSDSSLVSLTIGKDSDALSFAPVGSGGVYIAADPRTAIAGADFLSDWSLDFTLAKLPPQMLKDGVIDPAAILGIEFLIQYSADVLPAKQS from the coding sequence ATGACGCAGGCGGCGCAAACCGAACGACTGCTCAAAATTCATCCGGACGCCGGCGTCGCAGCCGTGCTGCAGAGCCACAATTTCACTTCGGCGATGCAGATCGCCGGCACCGCGCCCAGCGTGTTCGTCGACACTGTCGCGCCGTCGCTCGGCAGTCGCGAACTGGCGCAGCGAATCTACGCCCGCTCAACCCAGATCCGCACCAGCGTGATGCACGCCTGGGCCAATGTGCAGACTGCGATCGCCTCGCCGCATTATTCGAACCTGCGCGTCTCCAACGTTTCCGAAGAGCTCAAGGCGGAGGTCCAGAAGCTCCCCGACTATGAAGCTTTGTTCGGCACGCTCGATTATTGCAGCTGCGACGAATGCCGGTCGATCTTCGGCGCGGCGGCCTATCTGGTCGATCTGCTGCGCGTGATCGACACCTATGTGACCGCCCCCAACGCGACCGGCCCCACGCCGACGCCTGCAGCCTATACCTTCGATGCCCGCCGCGGCGATATCGCAGACATCCCGCTGACCTGCGCGATGACCAATAACAGCTTCCCGATGCTGCGCGTCGTCAACGAACGGCTCGAAGCGCAGGCGACCACGCACCTGAACCCGCCCGCCGGCACCGACGTCTATCAGTCGCTGGCCGGCATCAATTATCCCTTCAACCTCCCCTACAATCTGCAGACCGATCGGATCGCACTGACGCTGTCGCAGGTGGGGGTCGCCCTCGCCGATCTTTACGCAGTGTTCGACGCCGGCGATCCCGATATCGCCCGTGCGCAGTTCGGCATGTCGCCGCAGCAATGGGCGTTCGCGGGCACCCCGCTCGGCGCCGTGCTCGACGATCTCGCCAATTCCTGGGGTGTCGCCACCGCCGACCTGCCCGGCCTGTCGGACGCGGCCACGTTCGAGGCAGCGGCGGGGATCGACGTCGCCGGGCTGATGACGTTGCTCGCGCAGGGGCTGAGCAACGACGAAATCGCCAACGGAGTCGCGGCAAGCTTCTTCATCAACGCCGGCCTCGGCGGTAAATGGCTCAGCTACGCCCCCGGCGACGGCAATACGCCGCCGAGCATCGCCAATCTTTCGGTCAACCCCAACGACGCGCTCGATCGGCTCGGCCGCTTCCTGCGCGTGGCGACCAGGCTCGGCTGGCAGCCCGGCGATCTGGATTGGGCGTTGCGCGTGGTCGGCGCCACCCCCGCCCAGATCATTTCGGGCGAGCTTCCGGCCGCCGATCTGAGGGCGACGACGCTCGCCGCGCTGGGGCGGGTGGTCCGCGACGCTGCCACCTTCGGCATCGCGCTTCCCACCTTCCTCACCCTGATTGGCCCGATCAAGCCCTATGGTGCCGGCGACGATACCGTCTCGACCGCGCCGTTCGACGCGATGTTCAATGGCCCTGGTGCCGCCGCCGGCATCGCGCCTTATCATCCGATCACCCCGCTCAACCCGCTCTACAAGACGGCGCCCCTCGACTGGACGATCGGCGCCACTGACTCGATCAGCCAGGCGCGCGCCGGCTTCGTCGCGGCGGGCAGCGGCGTGTCGCAGACGATCCTGGCGGGACTGGCGACCGCGCTGTTCGGCGAAAGCGCGAGCGTGTCGCTCACGCTCGAGAATCTTTCCGCGCTCAATCGCCATGCCGTGCTGCTCGGGGCCTCGGGGCTGACGCTGGACGGCTATCTGACCCTCACCGACCGCGCCGGGCTCGTCACCGCGGGCAAGCTCGCCGCAGTGCTGACGCTCGATCAGGTCGAGATGCTGCTGGGGCTGATTGCCTGGCTTCCGGGAAGCGGTCTCTCGATCGATCAGGTCGATTATGTGCTCGGCGGCGGCCCTTCGCCCGCAGTCAATCCGATGTACCCGGCCGCAGGGCTCAAGGACTGGCTCGAACTGACGATCGCCGCAACCGCCGGCGTCACCGGCAATGACGCGATCGACAAAATCGTGTTCGGCCAGCTCGCGACGCTGTTCGGAGCGGACATCGGGCTCCTGATCGCGATCCACCCGCTGGCCCTGGCGGCGGCGCCTGTCGGACAAAGCGGCGGACCAACCCAGTGGGAGGATGCCTTCACCACCGCCGGCGATCCGCCGCGCTACCTCGCTTATGTCACCGGCTATGTCGCCGCGGTCTCGCGGTGGCTGGTGCTCGCCACGCAATTGTCGCTGCCGGCGTCGCTGCTGACCACGCTGGCGGGCGATCCAGCAGCATTCGGCCTGCCGGAGAGCCAGCTCGCCTCCCTGGAGACGATCACTTCGCTGTCGGCGTTCCAGCGGCTGGTGGGCACCTATAACGACCAGTCCGGCCGGCTCGCGACGTTCGTGATCGCAGCGCCGGGCGATCCGGACCTCGCGAAGATGCTCAATGCCGCGACCGGCTGGGATGCGGCCCAGCTCGACGCGCTGCTCCCGACCTTCGCGAGCGAAGTGAACCGGGTCACCGTCGTCACCGCTATCGCCGCGCAGATCAACATGCTTGCGCGCGTCGGATCCGCGCCGACGCTGCCGGGCCGGCTCATCAGCACGCTCGCCGACCCGAACACCGCCTGGGCCGACGTCACCGCGCTTGCCGACCTCACGCTCTCCACGGTCAAGGCGCGGATTGGCGCCGATCAATGGCCCGCGATCGCGCTCAAGCTCGACGGCGCGATCGCCGAGCGCAGTCGCGCCGCGCTCGCGCCCTATGTCGTGTGGAAGACGCCTGACGTCACCACGTTGCGTGGCCTTTCCGAATATCTGCTGATCGATGTCGAGGTCAGCGGCATCCTCCAGATCTCCTACATCCGCGAGGCGCTCAACGCGGCGCAGCTCTATCTCCAGCGCTGCCGGCTGCGGCTCGAGCCGATCCAGCAGCTCGAGATTCCCGAGATCTGGTGGGAATGGCTCATGGAATATCGGGTGTGGGAGGCCAATCGCGAGGTCTTCCTCTACCCCGAGAATTACATCGATCCCACGCTGCGCCAGTCGGCGACGCCGCTGTTCCAGAATCTGGAGAACACGCTGCTCCAGGATTCGGTGACCACCGGCACAGTCGAATCGGCCTATCGCCAATATGTCGACGGACTGGTCGCGCTCGCCGGGCTCGAATATGTCGACGCTTATCACTGCACGGTCAACGATCCGGAGCGCGGGCCGGTCGACACCCGCTTCTACTTCGCGCGGACCTCGACCGATCCGTACACTTTCTCAATGATCAGCTACGACACCAATGTCTGGTCGTCGTGGACGTCGATCGACGTCACCATCCCCTCCGCGGTGATCACGCCGGTCTATGCGTTCAACCGGCTCTACATCTTCTGGGTCGAGCTCAAGCGCACCAAGGATTCCGCCGCCGAGGCGACCGCCTCGACTCCGCAGGGGGTCACCTACAAGGCGACGATCAAATGCACCTATCCCGATTCCACCGGCCGCTGGATCCAGCCCCAGGCGATCGTCGAGGACGAGGTGGTCTATTACATGCCCAACGCCGCCGATCAGCAGGGGGCGATGGGGCCGTGGCAGGATCGCCCCGATCTGTTCCAGATGGACTCGCTGTTCTGGAACAAGGTCGGCCTGATCCTCTACAAGCCCGACGGGGTGGCGCATGAGGATACCGCGCAGCAGCGGCTGATCCTCCATTACGGCCCGCTGCTCGGCAAGGGCACGACCCCGCGCACGCCCCCCGCGGTACCCGCCCCGCAGACCAATCGCAGCGCGAGCGACATCGAATTCGCCCAGCAGATCTTCGATCTCACCAACAGCTACAACGAGCTGCTGAACGCGCGTCCCGACGCCTATATGCCCGTCGTCGGGGCGATCGTGCTCGACCGCGAGCTCAACCGCAGCTTCATCCGCAAACCCAATGAGCGGCTGATCTTCGAGCGCGACGTGCGCGAGAATGCGCCGCCATTGTTCCGCCCCGAGCTCGAGAAGCTCTTCGGCTCGGTGATGCTGACCAGCTCGGACTGCGCCTATGTCGACAATTTCATGGGCGACTATACCCCGCCCGTCGGTACGGCGCGCGCGCCCATGCCGGTGACCGCTGCAAGCCTTCAGTCGCCGACGATCAACGCCACCGCGGCGCAATCGATCTTCAACGACCTCGTCGGCAACAATGTGGTCGTCAATGTCAGCAGCGGCAGCGGCTGGGTCGCGCCTGCGTTCGGCGCTAATCCGGATCTGTCGTTCCTGTTCGGCGGCACTTCCAGCCCTGACACCGATCCGCTCATCCCCCAGGTGCGCACGGTACTTCTCAAGGCAACAGGCGACCCGACGCTCTATGCCGCCGCGCCGGTCACCACTTCGCGCACGATGACGATGAAGAATCAGCCGGGCAGCTTCCTGTTCGCCACCGGCGACGAGACCTTCCTGATGACGCCCGCGGACACGAGCTATGCCGAGCTCACCGAAGCGACGGCGGTGAGCGTCCCGCTCTCCTCTCCCTACGTCTATCCCGAGTTCTTCAAGCCGGTCGACGCGGTCAACTACGTCAAGATCTTCCAGGATCTGGCCGGTCAGAACGTCGTCACCCAGGTCGTGCCCAACAACACCAGCCCGCAATATGGCCAGCTCGACCCGCATTTCTCGGCGCAGTACGACCTGTCGTTCCTGTTTGCCGGCGCGCCGCCCGCGCAACAATCGGCGCTGATCAACCAGGTCCGCCGCATCCTGCTCGGGCTGCCGACACTGACCATGCTGAGCTACGAGGGGCTCGATCTCCCACGTTTCGTGACGCCCACCTCGTTCATCACCGCCGACCTCAACGCGGCGGGCTCCCAGTCGGTCTACACCGATCTCACGGGCAACAACGTCATCGACGCGAACGGTTATCTGATCGGCGAGTTCAGCCAGACCACCGACCTCTCCTTCCTGTTCGGGGGGACGTCCAATCCAGGCCTCGAAGCCGAAGTCCGCGCGGTGCTGCTGCGCCTGCCCAAGACGGTGCCGCAGAACGCCTTCGTGACCGACGGCCCGGCACCGATCACCGCGGCGGATTCGACTGCGGCGTTCAATGCGCTGGTGCAGCACGACGTGCTCGATGCTCAGGGCATGATCGCGCTGGGCTTCGGTCCGACGACCGACCTCAGCTACCTGTTCCCGAGCGCGACCGATGCGGAGCGCGCGCTGATGATCAGTTCGGTGCGCACCGTGCTCGAGCGCTTCTACGACATGGCCTACCGCACCGACGTCAACGAGATGCGCTTCAACGTCGAGCGGCTCAGCGCGCGGACGAGCGCGCACGAGGTGAGCAATGCGCTGCGCTCGGGCGGAATCGACGCGCTGCTCACGCTCGACGCGCAGAACACGCCGGTCACCCCCCGCGCGCCCTTCTCGCGCTTCCAGCCGGCCGCCGCGCCGATGCTCGGCCCGGTGAAGCAGTTCGATGCCGCGCAGATCGATTTCGACGGGCCCTATGGGCTCTATTATTGGGAGCTGTTCTTCCACACGCCGATGCTCGTCTCGGGCGCGCTGGCGGCGAACCAGCAATTCAGCGACGCGAAGCATTGGCTCGAATATATCCTCGATCCGACGGTGGCCGAGACCTTCGTCACCGCCGATTCCTTCGCCACCGACGACATCACGATCAGCGGCGATCCCGCCACGGTCTATGCGACGCTGGTCACCGGCAGCTTCCTGTCGGAAATGACGCCCGGCTCGGCGCGGGTGACCACAACCTATACCGGCATCGATTCGCTGCCCCAGCTCTTCCCCTCGGTCGCCGACCCCAAGCTCAACGCGCTGATGATGCGCGAAGTCGCCAATGTGCTGGACAATTTCCAGCTTGCTATCCCGGCCGCGCATTTCTGGCAGTTCCGGCCGTTCCGCAACCACACGCTCGAATCGCTGGTGGCGGATCTCACCGACCCGGCGCAAATCGCGACCTATCATTCGGACCCGTTCGATCCGCACGCGATCGCGCGGCTGCGCATCGGCGCGTACGAGAAGACGATCCTGATGAAATATGTCGATGTGCTGATCGCCTGGGGCGACATGCGCTTCGCCGAATTCACTTGGGAATCGATCACCGCGGCGACTTTGCTCTACACGTATGCGAACGATCTGCTCGGCCCCCGGCCCGAGGATCTCGGACCATGCCAGGCGCAGGATCCCAAGAGCTACAACGATCTCAAGACGCTCAACCCGGGCGGTGTCCCCGAATTTCTGATCGGCCTCGAAAACCAGCTGCCGGCGCCCGGCGGCTCGGTCTATGCGATGGACGGCCAGCCGTTCAATGCGATCGACGCCTATTTCTGCGTTCCCGAGAACACCCAGTTGCTCGGCTATTGGGACACGGTCGCGGACCGGCTGACCAAGATCCGCAACGGCCTCAACATCAACGGCGTGCCGCAGACGCTCGCGCTATGGGATCCGCCCATCGATCCGATGGCGCTGGTTCGCGCGGCGGCGAGCGGCGGCGGAGCCCTGTCGATCCAGCAGGCCGCGGGGTCCGCCAACATCTCCGACTATCGCTTCGTGCCGCTGCTCGCCCAGGCGCGCGACCTCGCTGCTTTGGTCACCAATTTCGGTGCCTCGCTGCTCGCCGCGCTCGAGAAGAACGACGCCTGCGCGCTCGATACGCTCCGTCAGATCCAGGAAACCCAGATCCTGACGATGACCAGCGACCTCAAGCAAAAGGCGATAGACGAAGTCACCGCGACGATCGCCAACCTCACCTCGAGCCGCGACAAGGCGCAATATACCGCCGACCATTACACCGCGCTGCACGATGACGGTCTCAACTCCGCCGAAATCACCACGCGCGTGCTCCAGGCCGAATCGATCCTGTTCGCTTCGCTCTCCGTGCCGATCCACGGCATTGCCATCGCGGGCTATCTGTCTCCCTCGATCTTCGGTCTCGCCGATGGCGGGATGCAATGGGGCGACGCGATCAACAATGGCGCGCAGATCACCGACGGCACCAGCAATGTGCTCAACCTCTCCGCGGCGCTGACCACGACCCGCGGCGAGATGGAGCGCCGCGACGAGGATTGGCAGTTCCAGGCGCAGCTCGCGCTCGACGACGTGACCTCGCTGAACAGCCAGATCACCGCCGCCCAGGCGCAGCTCGCCGCCGCGCAGCTCGATCTTGCGGTCAACAAGCGCTCGATCGCGCAATCGCAGGCGATCTCGAGCTTCCTCGGCTCCAAATTCACCAGCGAGCAGCTCTATCAGTGGATGATCGCGCGCGTCTCCGCGCTCTATTTCCAGGCCTATACGATGGCGCTCGATGCCGCGCGCAAGGCCGAGCTTGCCTATCAGTTCGAACTCAATTCAACCTCGACCTTCATCAGCTTTTCTTATTGGGACAGCCTGCACCGCGGCCTCCTCGCCGGCGAGACGCTCGGCTATTCGCTCGCCCAGCTCGGCAAGGCCTATACCGATCAGCGCACCCGCGTGCTCCAGATCGAAAAGACCATCTCGCTGCTCGATCTCGATCCCATCCAGGTCCTCAACCTGCGCATGGGTCAGCCGGCGACGTTCGATCTGACCGAGACGATGCTCGATCTCGATTTCCCCGGCCATTACCAGCGCCAGATCGCCTCGGTGTCGATCACCATTCCGGCGCTGGTCGGGCCGTATCAGAACCTCAGCGCGACGCTGATCCAGACGGGCTGCGCGGTGGTGATGACGCCGCACAAGGAGATCGTCGACTATCTCGTCAAGCAGGACCAGAGCGGCAAACCCGTAACCGGCGGGAACGGTTCGAGCGGCGCGCCGGCCGGGCTGCGACTGGCCATGAAGTCGGGCCAAGCCATCGCCGTATCGCGGGGCAGTAACGACGCCGGCGTGTTCGAGCTCAGTTTCGGCGGCGATCAGTTCATGCCGTTCGAAGGCACCGGCGCGGTGTCGAGCTGGAAGCTCGCGATTCCGCCGGAGAACAACCGGGTCGACCTCACCACGATCACCGACGTTATCATCGACATCCGCTACACCGCGGTCGAGGATTCGATCAGCTTCGACGGCAGCCCGTCGTTTCGCACCGACGTGATCGATACGCTGCGGACCAACAACGTCCGTTACCAGAACCGGCTCTATCTCGATGCGGCGAGCATGTTCGCATCCAGCTGGCAGGCGTTCCTCGCCGGCACGCCGGGCGCGGCGACCCAATCGCTCCAGTTCGCCGTCACGCCCGCGATGCTCCCGTGGCTCCCCAACGCCCAGGCCGACAAGGTATCGGTGCGGCTGATCGTCGCGCCCGCCGTGACGATCCCCAGTGATAGCAGCCTGGTGAGTTTGACCATCGGCAAGGACAGCGATGCGCTGAGCTTCGCGCCCGTCGGCTCCGGCGGCGTCTATATCGCCGCGGATCCGCGCACCGCTATCGCCGGCGCCGACTTCCTCAGCGACTGGTCGCTCGATTTCACGCTCGCGAAGCTGCCGCCCCAGATGCTCAAGGACGGGGTCATTGATCCCGCCGCCATCCTCGGGATCGAGTTCCTCATTCAATACAGTGCCGATGTCCTGCCCGCGAAGCAGAGCTGA
- a CDS encoding TonB-dependent receptor — protein MHVSGKRAYALSLLASACALACALPGIAAAQEAARPTASAAEPEAVESADDIVVTGTARAQRRFDVSYAINSLSQEEVQRIAPKNFADLLGTVPGIQVEATGGEVQNITRVRGIPTDRGYLIFQQDGLPLYHEIDGVFFNSGEGMNRYDLMTERVEIVRGGPAPIYASSAAAIANNITVTGSAEARGKAQITLGDTGLYRLDLMQSGPIDDRTYFAVGGFLRQHDGYRDSGFPSDKGGQIRANLKHDFDNGFVKLSAMYVNDHNLFYLPIPVADPRNPAVSLDPYIDYHTGTLNSPALRDVNIRYRDGAGAVQTLNRDLADGRHMQFFNAGVDWEGDFSGWLVSGKFGFTKGKSSFDAFYSTTNPADANTFTAGNLAAARTAFGAGVARLGYAIAGTNGATAYDPAAASGLIMSGQYRAVNADFYSGQADLSVTRKFETGLGTHDIRAGAYGSLYGVKSLQVYQDMLIEVQSKPRTIDLVAYSATGAVLGSVTQNGVLRYTTTLNQGEGDARMVAVYANDTWDITSGLRLDAGIRKEWYAYKGYALLSTPADLGDATTLADNTTRAFTGAAVMRELEPSATNWTVGLNYDFTGNLGAYGRVSNLEVPPQLGVTTSTAPTILKTKARQYEAGVKASFGPAYLYVTAFYTKFDPFNASFVAFNPVTGRNDQSVPFVGEAVVKGVEIDGRIKLVRWFELTGSITVADPQYRNLENNSGADPSAVNGNQIIREPKFFGNLRPAVHFPVGEGELEIAGRYEWVGRRYVDLFNLTSLPAYQTFGASASVTYGPWRLQVVGDNLTNAKGLTEGNPRTDQLAGQGATDAIYGRPLFGRNFRLILSRSW, from the coding sequence ATGCACGTCTCGGGGAAAAGAGCTTACGCACTGTCACTGCTGGCATCCGCTTGTGCGCTGGCGTGCGCGCTACCCGGTATCGCAGCTGCGCAGGAGGCAGCGCGGCCGACCGCATCTGCAGCTGAGCCAGAGGCCGTCGAATCGGCTGACGACATCGTCGTCACCGGCACCGCACGTGCCCAGCGCCGCTTCGACGTCTCCTATGCGATCAATTCGTTGAGCCAGGAAGAAGTTCAGAGGATCGCGCCGAAGAACTTCGCCGACCTGCTCGGCACCGTTCCCGGGATTCAGGTCGAGGCGACTGGCGGCGAGGTCCAGAACATCACGCGTGTCCGCGGCATCCCCACCGATCGCGGCTATCTGATCTTCCAGCAAGATGGCCTGCCGCTCTATCACGAGATCGACGGGGTGTTCTTCAACTCGGGCGAAGGCATGAACCGCTACGATCTGATGACCGAGCGGGTCGAGATCGTCCGCGGCGGTCCGGCGCCGATCTATGCGAGCAGCGCCGCCGCGATCGCCAACAACATCACCGTGACCGGCAGTGCCGAAGCGCGCGGCAAGGCGCAGATCACGCTCGGCGACACCGGCCTGTACCGCCTCGATCTGATGCAGTCCGGCCCGATCGATGACCGGACCTATTTCGCCGTGGGCGGCTTCCTGCGTCAGCACGACGGCTATCGCGACAGCGGCTTCCCCAGCGACAAGGGCGGGCAGATTCGCGCCAATCTGAAGCACGATTTCGACAACGGCTTCGTCAAGCTCTCGGCGATGTACGTCAACGATCACAATCTGTTCTATCTGCCGATCCCGGTGGCCGATCCGCGCAACCCGGCGGTCTCGCTCGATCCCTATATCGACTATCACACCGGCACTCTGAACTCGCCGGCGCTGCGCGACGTCAACATCCGCTATCGCGACGGTGCGGGCGCGGTGCAGACGCTGAATCGGGATCTCGCGGACGGCCGTCACATGCAGTTCTTCAACGCCGGGGTCGACTGGGAAGGCGATTTCAGCGGCTGGCTGGTCTCGGGCAAATTCGGGTTCACCAAGGGCAAGAGCAGCTTCGATGCCTTTTATTCGACCACCAATCCGGCCGACGCGAACACCTTCACGGCGGGGAACCTGGCGGCCGCGCGGACTGCGTTCGGCGCGGGCGTGGCGCGGCTCGGCTATGCGATCGCCGGCACCAACGGGGCGACCGCTTATGATCCGGCCGCAGCCTCGGGCCTGATCATGTCGGGCCAGTATCGCGCAGTGAACGCGGACTTCTATTCCGGTCAGGCCGATCTGAGTGTGACGCGGAAATTCGAGACGGGGCTCGGCACGCACGATATCCGCGCCGGCGCCTACGGATCGCTCTACGGCGTCAAGAGCCTGCAGGTCTATCAGGACATGTTGATCGAAGTGCAGAGCAAGCCGCGCACGATCGATCTCGTCGCTTATTCGGCCACCGGCGCGGTGCTCGGCTCGGTCACCCAGAACGGCGTGCTGCGTTACACCACCACGCTCAACCAGGGCGAAGGCGACGCCAGGATGGTCGCGGTCTATGCCAACGACACGTGGGACATCACCTCCGGGCTGCGTCTCGACGCCGGCATCCGCAAGGAATGGTACGCCTATAAGGGCTATGCGCTGCTTTCGACGCCTGCCGATCTCGGCGACGCGACGACGCTTGCCGACAACACCACCCGTGCCTTCACCGGTGCGGCGGTGATGCGCGAGCTTGAGCCTTCGGCGACCAACTGGACAGTGGGGCTCAACTACGACTTTACCGGCAATCTTGGCGCCTATGGCCGCGTGTCCAACCTCGAAGTGCCGCCGCAGCTTGGCGTAACGACGAGCACCGCGCCGACCATCCTCAAGACCAAAGCGCGGCAATATGAGGCCGGGGTCAAGGCGAGCTTCGGACCCGCTTATCTCTACGTCACCGCTTTCTACACCAAATTCGATCCGTTCAACGCCTCGTTCGTCGCGTTCAACCCGGTGACCGGGCGCAACGACCAGTCGGTGCCGTTCGTCGGCGAGGCAGTGGTCAAGGGCGTCGAGATCGACGGCCGGATCAAGCTGGTGCGCTGGTTCGAGCTGACCGGTTCGATCACGGTGGCCGATCCCCAATATCGCAACCTCGAGAATAATTCGGGCGCGGACCCGAGCGCGGTCAACGGCAACCAGATCATCCGCGAGCCGAAGTTCTTCGGCAATCTGCGCCCCGCGGTGCACTTTCCCGTCGGCGAGGGCGAGCTCGAGATCGCCGGCCGCTACGAATGGGTCGGCCGCCGCTATGTCGACCTGTTCAACCTCACCTCGCTGCCGGCATATCAGACGTTCGGCGCGAGCGCCTCGGTGACGTACGGTCCGTGGCGCTTGCAGGTCGTCGGTGACAATCTGACCAATGCGAAGGGGCTCACCGAGGGCAACCCGCGCACCGACCAGCTCGCCGGGCAGGGCGCCACCGACGCGATCTACGGCCGCCCGCTGTTCGGCCGCAACTTCCGCCTGATCCTGAGCCGGAGCTGGTAG